A window of Kyrpidia spormannii genomic DNA:
AGACTTCCACCCGCATGCCCAGTCGAGCGGCGTGGGCGAGGAGGGTGGGCGGTTTCGCCACATCGGACAATGGGACGGCCCGAAGGAGCCGGGCCGATAAAGCCACGGGCCCGAGACTGGGATGAACGCCTTCCAACCGATTGCCGAAAGGCAGGGAGTTCTTGAGTTTATTCCACAAATGGTTCAGCGCCGGGTCCGGAAACTGGTCCACCCCCAGATCCCACAGCGCGAGGTCGACGTCAAAGTGCTCCACCTTTCGAATGAACGGCCGGAGTTCGTGACGGACGTCGCCGATCCAATCCCCGTCGTACCACAATGCGTGCGGCACTTCCCGGGCCAATGCCACTGCTGCCCCCACAGCCCGGGGAATATCAATCCCCAAGGGGTGCGGCCACACCAAAACTTCCACCCGCGGATCACCTAAAGACCGAACCCGCCATTCAGTACCGTCCCGACAACCGTTGGCGATGACGATCACCGGGTCTGCGCCGGAGGCGCGGAGGATGCGGAGGGCTCGAACAATTCGCCCCGCCTCGTTGTAGGCCGGCACGATCGACAGCACACGTGGGTACCTCCCTTCCCTTTCTTATATGCCGATGGCCATGTCCCGAGTATCCGACACTTGCTGATCCGCTTCGGCATAGAATACGACAGGCCGCGGTGACGGAGGAGATGCCGCGAAGAGCCGAGGGCCGGAATGGATGCGCCAAGCCAAGCGAGGGGAGGGGCGGCCTTGTGGAAGCCGGGTGACGTGGTGGCGCGGCAGTCTTACGGGAAAGACGTGTGTTTTGTGATCGTCGAAGTGGACGAAGAAGCTCGGGTCGCCGTGCTCAAAGGGGTGGACGTGCGACTGATCGCCGATGCCCCCTTCGATGACTTGGTGGCGGTGAGTGAAGAGGAGCTCAGGACCTATCTGTCTGATGAATCCCGGGCGGAAAAGGAGTCGCTTCAATTGGTGCGGCGTCGCCGGGAGGTAGAGGCGGATAAACTGCGTATGCGGGCGGAGATGAAATTTCGCCAGACTCACGATTTTTTTGAGCGCCCCGGCCGGGTTCTACACTTGGATGGAGACGGCACGTATCTGAACAAATGTCTCCAGGCCTATCGGGATCTCGGCATCCCGGCCGAGGGGCGCCATATGCCGGAATCCCACATGGCAGATGCGCTGCCGGAGTTACTGGATCGACATCAGCCGGACATTCTTATTCTCACTGGTCACGACGGGCTTCTGCGCAAGGGCCAGGACCTCGCGAATGTTTTTAATTATCGGAACTCCGAGCATTTTATTCGCGCCGTGCGCGTGGCCCGGAGGTGGGAAAGAAGTCTGGATGACTTGATCATTTTCGCCGGAGCCTGTCAATCCCATTACGAAGGGTTGCTCGAAGCGGGAGCGAATTTTGCCAGTTCTCCCCACCGGATCCTGATTCATGCCCTGGATCCGGTACTGATCGCGGAAAAAATCGCCTACACCCCCATTAATCAGACGGTGAACATTTTTGACGTCGTCCGCTCCACCATTACCGGAACGGATGGGTTGGGGGGGATTGAGTCCCGGGGAAAGTACCGCATCGGCCTGCCCCGGTCTCCCTATTGAATCGGCCCCGGAAAAGGGGTGTATAATAAATCAGATTGGGTAGACAGGGCCGAAAGGGGTGCGTGCAAAGGATGAGACTGGGGTGTTTCGCGATCGATGGGGAGGCCCGACTGGGTCTCGCCCTGGGAGAGGGGTGGGTGGTGGACGCGGCGGCTGCCCAGCGGCGTCTTTCCGAGGCGGGTCTAGTAGCGGATGGCCCATTGACGGGTGGCGATGTACGGGCGGTGATCGAGGATTGGGACGGGCCCGCTGGAGAGGCTCTGCGTGCTCTTCATCAGGCTCTGGAAACGACTGGGGACACGGATTGGTTGGCCCCCGGAGCCGGGGTCGTCTTTGCGATCGAAGAGGTGGAGATGTTGCCCCCTCTGGGGACTCCGAGGAAGAATGTTCTGTGCCTGGGGAAGAACTACGCCGATCATGCCCGGGAGATGAAATCTGAGCGTCCGGAGTATCCAGTGGTGTTTTCAAAAGCGTCTTCTTCCCTGACGGGCCACGGGAGCGGGATTCTGCGCCACCGAGGTGTGACGGATCAATTGGATTACGAGGGTGAGTTGGCGGTGGTGGTGGGGCGCCGGGCCCGGGGGGTGTCCAGGAAAGAAGCGATGGATTACATATTCGGGTACACGTTGATCAATGACGTCACTGCCCGGGATTGGCAGCGCAGGCATCTACAGTGGCACCTGGGGAAGAGCTTCGATACGTTTTGCCCCATGGGCCCCTTTGTGGTGCCGAAAGAAGATGCGCCTCCCATTCAAGAAATGGTGTTGGAAACCCGGGTCAACGGCGAGCTGCGCCAGAGGGGCCGGCTGACTGACCTGATTTTTGACATTCCGACGATCCTGGAGGTCATTAGTGCGGGGATCACCCTTGAGCCCGGGGATGTCATCGCCACTGGAACGCCGGCGGGGGTGGGGATGGGCTTTCAACCTCCGCGGTTTCTGGATGTCGGGGATCGTATCGAAATTTCAGTGAACGGCATCGGTACATTGAGGAACTGGGTGATCGAAGGGTAACGTCAGGTTTTGCGGCAAGGGATGCCCCGATTCACCGATTGACAATGATTTTGACCTCCTGCTATAATAGAGCCTTCATTTGACAATGTGGCGTCCTTCATGGTACACTGTCCTCGAGAAAGAGGTGGTGCGGGTGGCGGCGAAGAATGCGCTTTTGGAGATTAAGCGCAGCCTCGATAGCTACGTGGGGGAGAAGATCCTGATCCGGGCCAATAACGGACGACGCAAGATGATCGAGCGGACAGGCATCCTCGAAGAGACCTATCCGTCTGTTTTTGTGATCAAGTTGGATCAGTCGGACCACTCGTTCAAACGCGTTTCGTACAGCTACGCCGACATTCTGACGGAGACGGTGGAGTTGATGATCATGCGGGACGATGAGCCCGTGCGGGTGTGTATTGAACGGTAGCACCGGCCACCCACCTTGAACGGGAGGCAACGATGGGCCGCAAGGATGCGGCCCTTTTCGTATTTTTGGGGCGCATGTTCGGAATCGCGCCGGGGATACTGAGGGATGGACGCCAAAAAGACTCCCAGAGTCATTGACAGGAGGGGATCGGCTCGTGCCGAGACGGCGTGGCGTAATGTCCGAGGAATTTAAGGTCGAGTTGGCAAAGGACCTCGGATTCTACGACACCGTGCAGCGGGAAGGCTGGGGTGGCATTCGCACCCGGGATGCCGGGAACATGGTGCGCAGAGCCATCGAGATCGCCGAGAAAGCGTTGCGGGAGCGCCACGACACCGACCTGTAAGGCGGCCGGCCAGGGGGCATTCCCTGGCTTTTTTTGTAAGGAGGGGGCAATGGGTGCGACCGACGCCGGGGCCTCTGGTGATCATCGGCGGGGCTGAAGACAAACAAAGGGACTGCGTCATCCTGCGGGAACTGGTTCGTCTGGCCGGAGGGGAACAGGCGCGCATCGTCGTGATCACCTCAGCGACGGAATTTCCCATTGAGGTGGGTAACGAGTACGTGCAAGTCTTGACGCGCTTGGGGGCTGAGGAGGTCCATCCTCTCCACATTGTAAAGCGGGAGGACGCGAACGCCCCTTTCGCCGTGCGATTGGTGGAACGGGCGAGTTGTGTATTTTTTACAGGCGGTGAACAGGGGCGCATCACCCGTTTATTGGGCGGTACACAGTTGGATGCTGCGCTTCATCGGCGGCACGGGGACGGGTTGGTCTTGGCCGGGACCAGCGCCGGCGCTTCCGTGATGTCCAGCACGATGATTGTCGAAGGGGAGGCAGAAACGAGTCCTCGTCCGGGAATTGTTCACATGGAGCCGGGCATGGAGTTTTTAAATGGCGTGGTGATTGATCAGCACTTCGCCCAGCGGGGTCGGCTCGGGCGACTGTTATCGGCGGTGACCAAGTATCCTCATCATCTCGGGATGGGGATCGATGAAAACACGGCGGTGGTCGTTTCAGGGGCAGAATGCCGCGTAATTGGCTCCGGAGCGGTGAGCATCGTGGACGCCAGTGCCCTTACCTACGCGAACGTCGAGTCTGCCGACCGGGGGGAGCCCCTGGCCCTCTGTGGCATTCGGCTGCACGTACTGCCCGCGGGCCATCGATTCGATCTTCGGGACCGCCGGCCGATTCTGGAAGATGCTGAACCTCACCGAGGAGATGAGGAGTTGACATCATGAAGATTCTCGATGTCCGGTTCATTCCCGGTCCGAATATCTATGTGAGCAAGCCCATTCTCGTTGCCCGAGTCGATCTGGAGGAGTTGACGGAGCGCGACAGCAATGAGTTTCCGGGTTTTGTCGACCGGCTCATCGAACATCTTCCCGGGGTGACCGATCACCACTGTGCCAAAGGAATGCCGGGAGGATTCGTGGAACGACTGCGGGAAGGTACATATTTTGGCCACGTTCTGGAGCATGTCACGTTGGAACTGACCGATCGCATTGATGCCCCGGCGTATTTCGGGAAAACTCTGTATGCCGGTCGGGCGGGACTCTACGATGTGGTGATGGAGTGTCACGCACCCGAAGCGATGACTCGACTCATCGCTGTGGCCGCCGACCTGATTCAGGCATTGGTTGATGGGCGTCCCTTCTCGTTGGACGCGGCGCTGGAGGATGCTGCGGATATCCATCGCCGCCACCGTTTAGGACCGAGCACAGCGGCAATCGTTCGAGAGGCTGAGGCCCGGGGAATTCCCTGGCGGAGGATACTCGGTGGCAGTTTTGTCCAACTCGGTACGGGAAAATGGGCGAAGCGCATCGAAGCTACGATCGGTCCCGAGACCTCTGCGGTAGCGGTGGATATCGCCTGCAACAAAGCTTATACCAAAGCTGTTCTAAAGGAGGCCGGGGTTCCGGTGCCCGACGGGGGCTCCGCTTTGTCCGAAGAGGAAGCGGCGCGGATCGCCCAGGACGTGGGATTGCCCGTGACAGTCAAACCCGTGCATGGTAACCAAGGCCGCGGGGTCAGTGTATGCGTGAATACCGAGAGCGAGGTCCGGGAAGCGTACCGGCGGGCGGCGGAGATCGATCCCGAGGTGATCGTTGAACGGTGGGTTCCCGGATTACAATATCGGATTCTGGTCGTGCGCGGCCGCATGGTGGCGGCTTCCCTCCGCCATCCGCCCAGGGTGGTGGGGGATGGCGTGCACCAGGTCCGCGAGCTGATCGAGCTGGAGAATATGGATCCCCGTCGGGGCGTCGGGCACGAGAAGCCGTTGACCCGTATTCCCATCGACGAAGTCGTCCTCCGGCAACTGCGGGCCCAGGGGCTGGATTTGGAGGCGGTTCCTGCAGCCGGGCGCGTCGTGGTGTTGCGGGACAGTGCCAATCTCAGCACCGGAGGTACGGCGGAGGACGTTTCCGACCGGGTTCACCCGGACCAGCGTTGGTTGTGCGAACGGGCCGCCCGGGCGGTGGGGTTGGACATCTGTGGCGTCGACCTGATGACACCGGACATCGCCCGGCCGGTGAATGAGGTGGGGGCGGTGGTGCTAGAAATCAACGCGGCGCCCGGAATTCGGATGCACGAGTTTCCCTCGGAAGGGGCGGCCCGGAACGCGGGTCGGGCCATTGTGGATGCGTTGTTTCCACCCGGCCATCCCACCCGGGTGCCGGTATACGCGGTGACTGGGACGAATGGGAAAACCACCACCACCCGAATGATCGCTCATATCCTGCAAAGCTGTGGCGAAACGGTGGGAGCGGCCACCACCGATGGTATCTACGTAGGTGGACGAAAGATCGTGGAGGGAGACACCACTGGCCCCTCGAGTGCCCGAACGGTACTGGCTCACCCGGATGTCACGGCCGCGGTTTTGGAGACGGCCCGGGGTGGTGTCATTCGGGGAGGGTTGGGGTACGACTGGGCGGATGTAGCGGTGTTGACCAATATTTCCTTGGACCACATCGGCCAGGACCAGATTGAAACCCTGGAGGATTTGATTTTTGTAAAATCCCTGGTGGCCGAGCGGGTGTATCCCGGTGGCGCGGTCGTTCTCAACGCCGATGACCCTTCTTTGGTCGACTTGGCGGGGCGTCTGCGTCGTCGGATCGTATTTTTCAGCATGAGGCCGGATAACCCGGTGGTGTTGCGCCATCTCGCGATTGGGGGAACGGCGATTCTCGCAAAAGATGGCTGGATTCTGGAACGCACTGGGGCGCGGACTTGGCCGATTGTGAGGGTGGTCGCCGTTCCCGTGGCTTGTCGCGGAGCGGCGGGGTTTCACGTGGCCAACGCCTTAGCGGCTGCTGCGGCTTGCCGGGCGGGGGGGATCCCCCGTTCCCAGATCGCCCATGCACTCCGCCGCTTTGGTCGGGAAGTGGACAATCCGGGGCGAACCAATCTGTACCGTGTAGGTCGCAGTTACGTCATGGTGGATTATGGGCACAATCCCCACAGCTTTGCCGCCATCGGACAGTTGGTGCAGCAATGGCCTGGCCGTCGGGTCACTGGGGTTATCGGGGTTCCGGGGGACCGGGATGATTCGATCATCCAGGCTGCGGGGACGGAAGCGGCGCGTCATTTTCAGAGGATCTGGGTCAAGGAGGACAGGGATACCCGAGGGCGTGAAAGGGGGGAGGTGGCCAGGCTATTGACCGAGGCGGTGCGCGGCGTCAATGCGCGCTTGCCGCTTTACACCCGCCTGGAAGAAACCGAGGCCTTGCGCGAGGCCGTGAGTTCGTCTTTGCCCGGTGAGCTCGTGGTGGTTTTCTATGAAAAAAAAAGCCCCATTCTACAAACCCTTGAGGAATTAGGAGCTGAGCGGGTCTGGGATTGGCCCCGGGCGTCGGGCCGCAGGCAGAGTGCAAGGGAGGTGAGACACCTTTGGCAGACCACGCTACAATAGAGTTGAGTGGACAGAGAATATAGCGGCGATGGAGGTCTGGCGGGGAGGACGAAGGTGGTTTGTGAAAAAGCACCGGCAAAAATCAACCTGTCTTTAGACGTGCTATACCGTCGGGATGACGGATACCATGAAGTAGAAATGGTCATGCAAACGGTGGATTTAGCTGACCGGGTGTACCTAGAGGAAGCCGAGGATCTCCAATTGAGTTGCACTCACCCCAAGCTGCCCACCGACGAACGCAACCTAGCTCTCCGGGCCGCGAAATTATTGCAACAGGAGACGGGCTGTCATCGCGGCGCATCGATTCACCTCGACAAGCGCATTCCGTTGTCGGCGGGGCTCGCCGGCGGGTCCAGCGACGCTGCGGCGGTGCTGAGAGGTCTCAATCGCTTGTGGGGGCTGGGGTTGACCAAAGATGCACTGGCGGAACTCGGGGCAAAGCTGGGGTCGGATGTGCCCTTTTGTGTGTACGGCGGCACGGCACTCGCCCAGGGGCGGGGAGAGAGGATCACGATCTTGCCGTCCTGCCCTCCGGCGTGGGTAATTCTGGTTCACCCCCCCATTCCGGTATCCACCGCTGCGGTCTACGGGAGGCTACGGCTGGATGAGGTGACGGAACACCCGAAAACGGCACAGATGATCGAGGCGATTCGGGAGAAGGACCTCGGGGGTATCTCCCAGCGGCTCGGCAACGTCTTAGAGACGGTCACCTTCGATCTTTATCCGGAAGTGAGGCGGCTCAAAGCCCGGATGGTTCAGTTCGGGGCTTTAGGGGCATTGATGTCGGGCAGCGGCCCCACGGTGTTCGGTCTGGTGGACAGGCAGTCGAAGGCGGAACGAATTCATCATGCCTTTCGCGGCTTTGTTCGGGAAGTGTATCTGACCCGGGTGTGCGGTTTAAACGACGACATTGTGGGAAAGCGGAGGGAACCTCATGGATGCGATCGTCCTCACGGGAGGGAGCGTTTCCGATAAGGACGGGCCGAAGGCCCTCTGGCCCATTCAAGGGCGGGCGATGGTGGACTATGTGTTGGACGCCCTGTCCGCGGCCGTCGAGATCGAGCGGATTGTCGTGGTGGGGCAAACGGCTGGCTCGTCACCACGGGCGGTATGGCTGCCCGGATCGGGCTCCATTGTCGACCACCTGCAAGCTGCCCTGAAGTTTCTCGACCGGCCCTGGGGGGAGCATGTGCTCATTGCCACCTGTGACGTACCGCTGTTAACCGGGGCGATGGTGGAGGATGTTCTGGGCCGTTGCCGGCCGTTTCGCCGGGACTTCTATTATCCCATCGTGCGGCGGGAAGATTGCGAGCGGGAACTTCCCGGGATTCGGCGAACGTACGTGAAACTTCGGGACGGCACGTTCACGGGCGGGAATCTGTTTGTGATTCGGGACGACGTGTTGAGCCGGATCCTCCCGGTGATCGACCGTTTCATCCGCAACCGGAAGAATCCTCTGCGCTTGTCGAAGGAACTCGGGTGGAGTTTCACCGTTCGGTTGGCGGCCAGCCGGGTGGTGGGAGTGCTATCGATTGATCAACTGGAGTCCCGGGTGAGGGAATTGTTTGCCGTTCGAGCATCTGCAGTGATCTGTCCGCACGCCGCCATTGGCGCCGATGTGGATGAACCCGAAGATTTGGGATGGGTGGACCGGGCTTTGGCGGCGAGATTGTCATAACCCGAAAGAAATGATATATTTTCCGAGGGAATGTTCGGTTTTTAAGATGGGGGATGGCAAGGGTGCGCCGCAGCGACCGGTTGGTTTGTTTGACCCAATTGTTTCTGCAGAATCCCCATACCGCCGTGTCGCTGAGCGACCTGGCTGAACGACTGGGGGCCGCGAAGTCCTCGTTGAGTGAAGATTTGTCCATCGTACGGGCGGTGTTTGAACAGCAGGGACTCGGCACCTTTGAGACAGCAACCGGGGCCGCAGGGGGGATTCGCTACATCCCGGGCGTGAGTGAAGCCTTCGCGGTGGATTTTGTGCGACGGCTTCAGGGGGAGCTGGCTGACGGGGAGCGCATCCTTCCGGGTGGGTTCCTGTTTATGTCCGACATCCTCGGGAGGCCAGATGTCTTGGATGCCGCCGGAAGGTTGTTTGCCCATCGATTCGCCGGGGCCGGCGCGGAAGTGGTCATGACGGTGGAGACGAAGGGAATCCCCCTGGCGGTTTCGACGGCGCGGTATCTCGGGCTTCCCATCGTGGTGGTCCGCCGGAATCAACGTCTGACCGAGGGGTCCGCCGTGAGCTTGAACTACGTATCGGGTTCGGACCGGCGGATTCAGACGATGTCGTTGTCCCGCCGGTCGCTGCGAGAAGGCACCCGGGCCCTCATTGTGGACGATTTTATGAAAGCGGGGGGCACGGCCCGGGCGTTGGTGGAGTTGCTGGCCGAGTTCGGCGGCGAGGCGGTGGGCATCGGCGTGTTTACCGCGACCTTGGAGCCGGAGAAAAAGCTGGTCGGCGAGTACGTATCATTGGTGGATATCGGGCGCATGGATGAAGAAAACCGCCGGGTGGAGACGGTCCGCGGCACGTATTTTGGCCGCTGATTCGTACGCCGGCTGAGAAGGGATGATGTGGGATGGCAGGACAGATCGTTTCAACATCAAAGGCTCCCGGGGCCATCGGCCCCTATTCCCAGGCGATTCGTTCCGGGTCATTCGTTTTTACATCGGGGCAAATCCCCCTCACTCCGGAGGGGCGAATGGTGGCGGGGGACATTCGCGAACAGACCCGGCAGGTATTTGCCAATCTGGAGGCGGTATTGAAAGCGGCCGGGGCGAGTTTTGCCGACGTGGTCAAAGCGACAGTTTTTTTGGCGGATATGAACGATTTTGCCCCGATGAATGAAGTCTACGAGGAAGTCCTCGGCGCGTATAAGCCCGCCCGGACGACGGTCCAGGCGGCGGGGCTGCCGAAAGGCGCGGGGGTCGAGATCGAATTGATCGCCGTGATTTCAGAATCAATTTGAATGGCGCTAAACAGGTTTCGGATCTGATACCGTCGAACTCTCCCTCCAAAATGGAGAGGGGGAGTGACCGTGGAGATCACGTCGGTCCGTTTGGTTCGGCTCAGCGCCGGGAAACTGCGAGCTTTGGCGTCGGTGACCTTTGACGACGAGTTCGTGGTTCACCAGATTCGAGTGATTCACGGAAGCACCGGATTGTTTGTGGCCATGCCGGCGAGGCGGACGGCCTCCGGGGCCTATCGGGACATCGCGCATCCGGTGTCGGCCTCGTTACGGTCGAAAGTCCAGGCGGCGGTGCTGGCGGCTTACGAGGCGCCCGGGGTAGGGGAGCCGTCGGACAAAGTGGAGAGCGAGGTCTGAAGGGCTGCGGGTCCCGGGTGAAGGATGTCACACCGACGGCGGCGGGATAGGATCGGGGGTGTATTCCACTGCCGGCGGCCGTCACCTTTTGTGCGACGGTTGAATCCCCTATAGTGATGCGTTATAGTGTTGTACCGGAAACGCCTTGTCCGTGCCGGTCCGGGCGGAGAGGCGACGGGGGGATGGTCATTGACGCAGCGAAACGCCGTGGTTTTGGCGGCCGGGCTCGGGACCCGGATGAAATCCCGCAGGCACAAGGTGGTTCACGAAGTATGTGGTCAACCGATGATTCGACACGTCGTGGATCATCTGAAGGCGAGTAAAGTGGACCGGATCGTCGTAGTGGTAGGTCACCTGGCGGAGCAGGTCCGGGCCGTCTTGGGGGATGAGGTGGAGTATGTTTTTCAGGAGCGGGCGCTCGGCACTGGCCACGCGGTCCTGCAAGCAGCTCCCTTGCTGGAGGGGACGGAAGGGCAGACCTTGGTGGTGTACGGGGATACTCCCCTCATTCGCCCGGAGACATTCCAGAGGTTGGCCGATGTACAGCAGATGACCGGGGCAGCGGCTGCAGTACTGACCGCCGTCGTGGATCACCCGGAAGGCTATGGGCGGATTGTACGGGACGGTGACCAGATTCGGGCGATCGTCGAGGAGAAAGACGCGGACGAACAGATTCGTGCGATTCGCGAGGTCAATGCGGGAACCTATTGCTTTGACACAGAACAATTGTTCGATGCCGTTCGCCGCCTCGACAACGGGAACCGCCAAGGGGAGTACTACCTCACGGATTGCGCAGAGATTTTGCAGAAGGATGGCCGGCGGGTGACCCCGGTATTGCTGGAAGATGCCGGGGAGATGGCCGGGGTCAACGATCGAGTGCAGCTGGCTGCGGTGGAAGAAAGCATGCGTCGTCGCATTCTGGAGTACTGGATGCGGGAAGGGGTGACGGTGGTCGACCCCCGATCGACGTACGTGGATTCCGATGTCGTCATTGGAAGAGACACGGTGATTCTCCCCGGGACATGGCTCCAAGCCGGGACGCGCATTGGCGAAGACTGCCGGATCGGGCCGGCGGCTCGGCTGTCCGCCTCGGTGGTGGAGGACGGGGTCCGGGTGGAGCAGTCGGTGGTTCTTGGCTCAACGCTGCGCTCGGGGTGCACGGTGGGGCCTTTTGCCTACGTGCGTCCGGGTTCCGATGTGGGACCCGGGGCAAAGATCGGAGATTTTGTCGAGGTTAAGAATGCCTTGATCGGCGCGGGAACGAAAGCCGCACACCTCACATATATCGGAGATGCCGACGTGGGGGAAGGTGTGGTGTTGGGGTGCGGGACCATCACCGTCAATTACGATGGGGTGCAAAAGCATCGCACAAGAATCGGGGATCGAACGTTTGTGGGGTGCAACAGCAATCTGGTGGCTCCCGTGACGGTGGGATCGGATGCTTACGTGGCCGCTGGGTCGACGATCACCGAAGACGTTCCAGACGGGGCTATGGCGATCGCCCGAGAGCGTCAGATCAACAAGGAAGGATACACAGCGACGCTGCAGCACAAGTTGCGGGGGCGGCGGATGAAAAGCGAGGAGTCCCGGGAGTCATGAGGTATCGCGAC
This region includes:
- the glmU gene encoding bifunctional UDP-N-acetylglucosamine diphosphorylase/glucosamine-1-phosphate N-acetyltransferase GlmU; translation: MTQRNAVVLAAGLGTRMKSRRHKVVHEVCGQPMIRHVVDHLKASKVDRIVVVVGHLAEQVRAVLGDEVEYVFQERALGTGHAVLQAAPLLEGTEGQTLVVYGDTPLIRPETFQRLADVQQMTGAAAAVLTAVVDHPEGYGRIVRDGDQIRAIVEEKDADEQIRAIREVNAGTYCFDTEQLFDAVRRLDNGNRQGEYYLTDCAEILQKDGRRVTPVLLEDAGEMAGVNDRVQLAAVEESMRRRILEYWMREGVTVVDPRSTYVDSDVVIGRDTVILPGTWLQAGTRIGEDCRIGPAARLSASVVEDGVRVEQSVVLGSTLRSGCTVGPFAYVRPGSDVGPGAKIGDFVEVKNALIGAGTKAAHLTYIGDADVGEGVVLGCGTITVNYDGVQKHRTRIGDRTFVGCNSNLVAPVTVGSDAYVAAGSTITEDVPDGAMAIARERQINKEGYTATLQHKLRGRRMKSEESRES